The nucleotide sequence GTTCCTGTTTGTCCCACCATCATGATGTTGGACTTTTGGATCTCGATATCATCGTCAGTTGATGGTTGTAGCAGTCTTTTGTAGTGGTTGTACACCGCTACAGACATCACTTTTTTAGTGAATTCCTGACCAATGATATACTGGTCCAGAAAATCCTTGATTGCCTTAGGTTTTTTAAGGGTCAAGTCTGCCTTTGACACGCCACTTTCCTCATCCTTGCTATCTTCTATAACAATGCCGTGTGCCTGCTCAATACATCGATCACAAATGTGCGCATCTAAACCGGCAATGAGCAGATTGGTTTCTGCTTTATTGCGGCCACAAAAGCTACATTCTAGTTGTTCCTTACTCATAAATGTTGCGTTTTTACAATGTAGAAAACCTCTATAAAGACTTTCTTATTGCATGGGTGCTGATGGATGAGTTCGCTTTCGCGAAAGCGAACCTGTCATCAACCGCGGTACTATTAGTTATCTCTCGTTAGTACTTCATCGATCATGCCGTACTCCTTTGCCTCGTCTGCACGCATCCAGAAGTCACGGTCGCTATCCTCGTTGATCTGCTCGTATGTCTTTCCAGAATGCTTTGCGATGATCTCGTACAACTCTTCTTTGAGCTTGATGGTTTCCTTAATGGCAATTTCAATGTCAGATGCCTGACCTTGAGCGCCACTGGACACTTGATGAATCATTACACGGCTATGAGGCAGCGCGCTGCGCTTTCCTTTTTCACCGGCACACAATAGAACAGCGCCCATACTGGCTGCCATTCCCGTACAGATCGTTGCCACATCTGGCTTGATGAACTGCATGGTGTCATAGATT is from Nonlabens sp. YIK11 and encodes:
- a CDS encoding ClpP family protease, with product MDIAKEFEKYAVKDRGVNPMYYDKLVGSMTPTNLTPNIIEERQMNVLAMDVFSRLMMDRIIFMGTGVNDQVANIIQAQLLFLASTDANKDIQIYINSPGGSVYAGLGIYDTMQFIKPDVATICTGMAASMGAVLLCAGEKGKRSALPHSRVMIHQVSSGAQGQASDIEIAIKETIKLKEELYEIIAKHSGKTYEQINEDSDRDFWMRADEAKEYGMIDEVLTRDN